The Penaeus chinensis breed Huanghai No. 1 chromosome 34, ASM1920278v2, whole genome shotgun sequence DNA window AGCAGCAAAATACCAGACAACCACAGCAAAGTATTGTCCAAAGAAGAGCCTACGGCTTCTCAAAGCAAAAATCAGCACCTAAAAGAAGACACAAAACCAGCACttcacaagaagaaaaaacagaggaaatCTAGAATTCTTGCATCATCTGATGGAGATCGAAATGACACTCAAACCCTAAACAGACTCATGACTAAGGCCAGTGAAGACCCTAGCCATTCTGTCCTCATAGAGGGGATGTAAGAGGAGGACCCTGACTACTGCTCTTCCTTTCAAGCTTCTTAGGAGGTGAAATATTGTCATGAGCACTGCTCACATGCATGGTGAGCCACTCAGAATGTGGTAGCAATCAAACACCTGAACCAATATTATCCAGCTCCTATAAATATTAAACTGCACTTTGCTGACGAGAATTATCGTAAACCATACATTGACACTTCAGACCACAAAAGGGAAAGAATTATCCTTTTGTCATGATCACAGACAGGTTGGATGATAGCAAAAGGCATAATTCACATTGATCATCAAAATTCTAAGCACAAAACTGCCATCTGCACTGATAATTACGTAGTAATGGCCGCCACCAGTGACATCCCAACCCTACACTGGAGCATGTGCACTACCCTTTAGTActattctttatttactttcaaATGTATGATATTCCAGGAGAGCATCTTGTCCAGAGACCTGTACAGTATGTAGTTAGTTTCACCctttatatatctgcctgtctctctgtcgcaTAGTCTCACGTTTTTGCTTTTACATCACATGCATGGATTGTTGATGTTTTAAAATATTCAGAATTTTCACTGTTACTTCAAAAGTTAACTGACCACTACAtcatcaaaggaaaataaaaagcaatCAAAGATTTGCTTATATTTCTAGCTCAAATTATATTCAGATTTTAGCTACTTTTTAAGCAGTAAATTATGTTTTGAATCAAATTAATCAATTTGAGAATGTTCTAAATTCATGACTACATACATTTTGAGTTATAGTTTTCTAATGATATGTGCTAAAATTTTCCAGGTAGCCACCAAAAATGGAGAGGAGGTGCTTATTCCTGCAACTACCAACACCCAGCCAGATTTTTATGGTTACAAGAGCAAGCAAAGTCAAAAAACTATGGATTCTTCTTATAATGGATTTGGTGATAATTCAGAGCAATTAGTAAAAGACAGTAATACTGTTTATAGTGATCCCCAACAAGAACAAGCTGCTACGGAGAACCAAGCTTCTTTCCAAGACTACAAAACTAGACAAAATTCAGACTGTACTACACCATCTGTAACAGAATTGGACAATATCAACCTCAGTGACCCAGACCTCAATAGAGCTGCAACTCAGATCCAAGCTTCCTTTAGGGGCTATAAAACGAGGcagaatttaaaagaaaatcaTGAATCCCCATTAACTGAAGAGCTGGATGGTATTGATCTAAATGACCCTGAGCTTGAAAAGGCTGCTACCCAGATTCAAGCTTCTTTCAGAGGttataaaaccagacagaatcTGAAAGAGAATGAACCTTCAGCTAATGAAGAAGAGATAGTTGACCTTGACCTGAATGACCCAGAACTTGAAAAGGCCGCAACCCAAATTCAAGCTTCCTTCAGAGGCCATAAAACCAGACAGAATCTGAAAGAGAATTTATCTCCTGAGTCTCCAgctaatgaagaagaaacagttgACCTTGATCTGAATGATCCAGAACTTGAAAAGGCTGCAACCCAAATTCAAGCTTCCTTCAGgggatataaaaccagacagaatcTGAAAGAGAATGGATCTGAATCTCCAGCTAATGAAGAAGAAACAATTGACCTTGACCTGAATGACCCAGAACTTGAAAAAGCTGCAACCCAAATTCAAGCTTCCTTCAGAGGCCATAAAACCAGACAGAATCTGAAAGAGAATTTATCTCCTGAGTCTCCAGCTAATGAAGAAGAGATAGTTGACCTTGACCTGAATGACCCAGAACTTGAAAAGGCTGCAACCCAAATTCAAGCTTCCTTCAGAGGCCATAAAACCAGACAGAATCTGAAAGAAAATTTATCTCCTGAATCTCCAGCTAATGAAGAAGAGACAGTTGACCTTGACCTGAATGACCCAGAACTTGAAAAGGCTGCAACCCAAATTCAAGCTTCTTTCAGAGGCtataaaaccagacagaatcTGAAAGAAAATGAACCATCTGGCAATGGAGAAGAAACAGTTGACCTTGACCTGAATGACCCAGAACTTGAAAAGGCTGCAACCCAAATTCAAGCTTCCTTCAGgggatataaaaccagacagaatcTGAAAGAGAATGGATCTGAATCTCCAGCTAATGAAGAAGAGATAGTTGACCTTGACCTGAATGATCCAGAACTTGAAAAGGCTGCAACCCAAATTCAAGCTTCCTTCAGgggatataaaaccagacagaatcTGAAAGAGAATGGATCTGAATCTCCAGCTAATGAAGAAGAGATAGTTGACCTTGACCTGAATGATCCAGAACTTGAAAAGGCTGCAACCCAAATTCAAGCTTCCTTCAGgggatataaaaccagacagaatcTGAAAGAGAATGGATCTGAATCTCCAGCTAATGAAGAAGAGATAGTTGACCTTGACCTGAATGACCCAGAACTTGAAAAGGCTGCAACCCAAATTCAAGCTTCCTTCAGgggatataaaaccagacagaatcTGAAAGAGAATGGATCTGAATCTCCAgctaatgaagaagaaacagttgACCTTGATCTGAATGACCCAGAACTTGAAAAGGCCGCAACCCAAATTCAAGCTTCCTTCAGAGGCCATAAAACCAGACAGAATCTGAAAGAGAATTTATCTCCTGAGTCTCCAgctaatgaagaagaaacagttgACCTTGACCTGAATGACCCAGAACTTGAAAAGGCCGCAACCCAAATTCAAGCTTCTTTCAGAGGCCATAAAACCAGACAGAATCTGAAAGAGAATTTATCTCCTGAGTCTCCAGCTCATGAAGAAGAAACAGTTGACCTTGATCTGAATGATCCAGAACTTGAAAAGGCCGCAACCCAAATTCAAGCTTCCTTTAGAGGCCATAAAACCAGACAGAATCTGAAAGAGAATTTATCTCCTGAGTCTCCAgctaatgaagaagaaacagttgACCTTGATCTGAATGATCCAGAACTTGAAAAGGCTGCAACCCAAATTCAAGCTTCCTTCAGAGGCCATAAAACCAGACAGAATCTGAAAGAAAAGGAACCTTCTGGCAATGAAGAAGTAGTTGACCTTGACCTGAATGACCCAGAACTTGAAAAGGCCGCAACCCAAATTCAAGCTTCTTTCAGAGGCCATAAAACCAGACAGAATCTGAAAGAGAATTTATCTCCTGAGTCTCCAgctaatgaagaagaaacagttgACCTTGATCTGAATGATCCAGAACTTGAAAAGGCTGCAACCCAAATTCAAGCTTCCTTCAGAGGCCATAAAACCAGACAGAATCTGAAAGAGAATTTATCTCCTGAGTCTCCAgctaatgaagaagaaacagttgACCTTGACCTGAATGACCCAGAACTTGAAAAGGCTGCAACCCAAATTCAAGCTTCCTTCAGAGGCCATAAAACCAGACAGAATCTGAAAGAGAATTTATCTCCTGAGTCTCCAgctaatgaagaagaaacagttgACCTTGATCTGAATGATCCAGAACTTGAAAAGGCTGCAACCCAAATTCAAGCTTCCTTCAGgggatataaaaccagacagaatcTGAAAGAGAATGGATCTGAATCTCCAGCTAATGAAGAAGAGATAGTTGACCTTGACCTGAATGACCCAGAACTTGAAAAGGCTGCAACCCAAATTCAAGCTTCCTTCAGgggatataaaaccagacagaatcTGAAAGAGAATGGATCTGAATCTCCAgctaatgaagaagaaacagttgACCTTGATCTCAATGACCCAGAACTTGAAAAGGCCGCAACCCAAATTCAAGCTTCCTTCAGAGGCCATAAAACCAGACAGAATCTGAAAGAGAATTTATCTCCTGAGTCTCCAGCTAATGAAGAAGAGATAGTTGACCTTGACCTGAATGACCCAGAACTTGAAAAGGCTGCAACCCAAATTCAAGCTTCCTTCAGAGGCCATAAAACCAGACAGAATCTGAAAGAGAATTTATCTCCTGAGTCTCCAgctaatgaagaagaaacagttgACCTTGATCTGAATGACCCAGAACTTGAAAAGGCTGCAACCCAAATTCAAGCTTCCTTCAGAGGCCATAAAACCAGACAGAATCTGAAAGATAATTTATCTCCTGAGTCTCCAGCTAATGAAGAAGAGATAGTTGACCTTGACCTGAATGACCCAGAACTTGAAAAGGCCGCAACCCAAATTCAAGCTTCCTTCAGAGGCCATAAAACCAGACAGAATCTGAAAGAAAACAAACCTTCTggtaatgaagaagaaacagttgACCTTGATCTGAATGATCCAGAACTTGAAAAGGCTGCAACCCAAATTCAAGCTTCTTTCAGAGGCtataaaaccagacagaatcTGAAAGAAAACGAACCTTCTGgctaatgaagaagaaacagttgACCTTGATCTGAATGATCCAGAACTTGAAAAGGCCGCAACCCAAATTCAAGCTTCCTTCAGAGGCCATAAAACCAGACAGAATCTGAAAGAGAATTTATCTCCTGAGTCTCCAGCTAATGCAGAAGAAACAGTTGACCTTGATCTCAATGACCCAGAACTTGAAAAGGCTGCAACCCAAATTCAAGCTTCCTTCAGAGGCCATAAAACCAGACAGAATCTGAAAGAGAATTTATCTCCTGAGTCTCCAgctaatgaagaagaaacagttgACCTTGATCTGAATGATCCAGAACTTGAAAAGGCTGCAACCCAAATTCAAGCTTCCTTCAGgggatataaaaccagacagaatcTGAAAGAAAACGAACCTTCTGGCAATGAAGAAGTAGTTGACCTTGACCTGAATGACCCAGAACTTGAAAAGGCTGCAACCCAAATTCAGGCTTCTTTCAGAGGCtataaaaccagacagaatcTGAAAGAAAACGAACCTTCTGGCAATGAAGAAGTAGTTGACCTTGACCTGAATGACCCAGAACTTGAAAAGGCTGCAACCCAAATTCAAGCTTCTTTCAGAGGCCATAAAACCAGACAGAATCTGAAAGAGAATTTATCTCCTGAGTCTTCAgctaatgaagaagaaacagttgACCTTGATCTCAATGACCCAGAACTTGAAAAGGCTGCAACCCAAATTCAAGCTTCATTCAGAGGCCATAAAACCAGACAGAATCTGAAAGAGAATTTATCTCCTGAGTCTCCAgctaatgaagaagaaacagttgACCTTGATCTGAATGATCCAGAACTTGAAAAGGCTGCAACCCAAATTCAAGCTTCCTTCAGgggatataaaaccagacagaatcTGAAAGATAATGGATCTGAATCTCCAGCTAATGAAGAAGAGATAGTTGACCTTGACCTGAATGACCCAGAACTTGAAAAGGCTGCAACCCAAATTCAAGCTTCCTTCAGgggatataaaaccagacagactCTGAAAGAGAATGGATCTGAATCTCCAgctaatgaagaagaaacagttgACCTTGATCTCAATGACCCAGAACTTGAAAAGGCCGCAACCCAAATTCAAGCTTCTTTCAGAGGCCATAAAACCAGACAGAATCTGAAAGAGAATTTATCTCCTGAGTTTCCAgctaatgaagaagaaacagttgACCTTGATCTCAATGACCCAGAACTTGAAAAGGCTGCAACCCAAATTCAAGCTTCCTTCAGAGGCCATAAAACCAGACAGAATCTGAAAGAGAATTTATCTCCTGAGTCTCCAgctaatgaagaagaaacagttgACCTTGATCTCAATGACCCAGAACTTGAAAAGGCCGCAACCCAAATTCAAGCTTCTTTCAGAGGCtataaaaccagacagaatcTGAAAGAAAACGAACCTTCTggtaatgaagaagaaacagttgACCTTGATCTGA harbors:
- the LOC125043731 gene encoding abnormal spindle-like microcephaly-associated protein homolog isoform X3 encodes the protein MDSSYNGFGDNSEQLVKDSNTVYSDPQQEQAATENQASFQDYKTRQNSDCTTPSVTELDNINLSDPDLNRAATQIQASFRGYKTRQNLKENHESPLTEELDGIDLNDPELEKAATQIQASFRGYKTRQNLKENEPSANEEEIVDLDLNDPELEKAATQIQASFRGHKTRQNLKENLSPESPANEEETVDLDLNDPELEKAATQIQASFRGYKTRQNLKENGSESPANEEETIDLDLNDPELEKAATQIQASFRGHKTRQNLKENLSPESPANEEEIVDLDLNDPELEKAATQIQASFRGHKTRQNLKENLSPESPANEEETVDLDLNDPELEKAATQIQASFRGYKTRQNLKENEPSGNGEETVDLDLNDPELEKAATQIQASFRGYKTRQNLKENGSESPANEEEIVDLDLNDPELEKAATQIQASFRGYKTRQNLKENGSESPANEEEIVDLDLNDPELEKAATQIQASFRGYKTRQNLKENGSESPANEEEIVDLDLNDPELEKAATQIQASFRGYKTRQNLKENGSESPANEEETVDLDLNDPELEKAATQIQASFRGHKTRQNLKENLSPESPANEEETVDLDLNDPELEKAATQIQASFRGHKTRQNLKENLSPESPAHEEETVDLDLNDPELEKAATQIQASFRGHKTRQNLKENLSPESPANEEETVDLDLNDPELEKAATQIQASFRGHKTRQNLKEKEPSGNEEVVDLDLNDPELEKAATQIQASFRGHKTRQNLKENLSPESPANEEETVDLDLNDPELEKAATQIQASFRGHKTRQNLKENLSPESPANEEETVDLDLNDPELEKAATQIQASFRGHKTRQNLKENLSPESPANEEETVDLDLNDPELEKAATQIQASFRGYKTRQNLKENGSESPANEEEIVDLDLNDPELEKAATQIQASFRGYKTRQNLKENGSESPANEEETVDLDLNDPELEKAATQIQASFRGHKTRQNLKENLSPESPANEEEIVDLDLNDPELEKAATQIQASFRGHKTRQNLKENLSPESPANEEETVDLDLNDPELEKAATQIQASFRGHKTRQNLKDNLSPESPANEEEIVDLDLNDPELEKAATQIQASFRGHKTRQNLKENKPSGNEEETVDLDLNDPELEKAATQIQASFRGYKTRQNLKENEPSG
- the LOC125043731 gene encoding abnormal spindle-like microcephaly-associated protein homolog isoform X2, with amino-acid sequence MGCGKSKPKDDIDAAPYAPPNRYRKADASGNNQYGRRGAPTGSVRGTQSQERQEDQRQLGSSSTYTVLPQNDHEAPISTVATKNGEEVLIPATTNTQPDFYGYKSKQSQKTMDSSYNGFGDNSEQLVKDSNTVYSDPQQEQAATENQASFQDYKTRQNSDCTTPSVTELDNINLSDPDLNRAATQIQASFRGYKTRQNLKENHESPLTEELDGIDLNDPELEKAATQIQASFRGYKTRQNLKENEPSANEEEIVDLDLNDPELEKAATQIQASFRGHKTRQNLKENLSPESPANEEETVDLDLNDPELEKAATQIQASFRGYKTRQNLKENGSESPANEEETIDLDLNDPELEKAATQIQASFRGHKTRQNLKENLSPESPANEEEIVDLDLNDPELEKAATQIQASFRGHKTRQNLKENLSPESPANEEETVDLDLNDPELEKAATQIQASFRGYKTRQNLKENEPSGNGEETVDLDLNDPELEKAATQIQASFRGYKTRQNLKENGSESPANEEEIVDLDLNDPELEKAATQIQASFRGYKTRQNLKENGSESPANEEEIVDLDLNDPELEKAATQIQASFRGYKTRQNLKENGSESPANEEEIVDLDLNDPELEKAATQIQASFRGYKTRQNLKENGSESPANEEETVDLDLNDPELEKAATQIQASFRGHKTRQNLKENLSPESPANEEETVDLDLNDPELEKAATQIQASFRGHKTRQNLKENLSPESPAHEEETVDLDLNDPELEKAATQIQASFRGHKTRQNLKENLSPESPANEEETVDLDLNDPELEKAATQIQASFRGHKTRQNLKEKEPSGNEEVVDLDLNDPELEKAATQIQASFRGHKTRQNLKENLSPESPANEEETVDLDLNDPELEKAATQIQASFRGHKTRQNLKENLSPESPANEEETVDLDLNDPELEKAATQIQASFRGHKTRQNLKENLSPESPANEEETVDLDLNDPELEKAATQIQASFRGYKTRQNLKENGSESPANEEEIVDLDLNDPELEKAATQIQASFRGYKTRQNLKENGSESPANEEETVDLDLNDPELEKAATQIQASFRGHKTRQNLKENLSPESPANEEEIVDLDLNDPELEKAATQIQASFRGHKTRQNLKENLSPESPANEEETVDLDLNDPELEKAATQIQASFRGHKTRQNLKDNLSPESPANEEEIVDLDLNDPELEKAATQIQASFRGHKTRQNLKENKPSGNEEETVDLDLNDPELEKAATQIQASFRGYKTRQNLKENEPSG
- the LOC125043731 gene encoding abnormal spindle-like microcephaly-associated protein homolog isoform X1 gives rise to the protein MSGAPLFTRLSLPEGLEEVVEGLAREVIKSQVSEPFDIYNFAWKHFSDLVSRKKDLPAKDAAPYAPPNRYRKADASGNNQYGRRGAPTGSVRGTQSQERQEDQRQLGSSSTYTVLPQNDHEAPISTVATKNGEEVLIPATTNTQPDFYGYKSKQSQKTMDSSYNGFGDNSEQLVKDSNTVYSDPQQEQAATENQASFQDYKTRQNSDCTTPSVTELDNINLSDPDLNRAATQIQASFRGYKTRQNLKENHESPLTEELDGIDLNDPELEKAATQIQASFRGYKTRQNLKENEPSANEEEIVDLDLNDPELEKAATQIQASFRGHKTRQNLKENLSPESPANEEETVDLDLNDPELEKAATQIQASFRGYKTRQNLKENGSESPANEEETIDLDLNDPELEKAATQIQASFRGHKTRQNLKENLSPESPANEEEIVDLDLNDPELEKAATQIQASFRGHKTRQNLKENLSPESPANEEETVDLDLNDPELEKAATQIQASFRGYKTRQNLKENEPSGNGEETVDLDLNDPELEKAATQIQASFRGYKTRQNLKENGSESPANEEEIVDLDLNDPELEKAATQIQASFRGYKTRQNLKENGSESPANEEEIVDLDLNDPELEKAATQIQASFRGYKTRQNLKENGSESPANEEEIVDLDLNDPELEKAATQIQASFRGYKTRQNLKENGSESPANEEETVDLDLNDPELEKAATQIQASFRGHKTRQNLKENLSPESPANEEETVDLDLNDPELEKAATQIQASFRGHKTRQNLKENLSPESPAHEEETVDLDLNDPELEKAATQIQASFRGHKTRQNLKENLSPESPANEEETVDLDLNDPELEKAATQIQASFRGHKTRQNLKEKEPSGNEEVVDLDLNDPELEKAATQIQASFRGHKTRQNLKENLSPESPANEEETVDLDLNDPELEKAATQIQASFRGHKTRQNLKENLSPESPANEEETVDLDLNDPELEKAATQIQASFRGHKTRQNLKENLSPESPANEEETVDLDLNDPELEKAATQIQASFRGYKTRQNLKENGSESPANEEEIVDLDLNDPELEKAATQIQASFRGYKTRQNLKENGSESPANEEETVDLDLNDPELEKAATQIQASFRGHKTRQNLKENLSPESPANEEEIVDLDLNDPELEKAATQIQASFRGHKTRQNLKENLSPESPANEEETVDLDLNDPELEKAATQIQASFRGHKTRQNLKDNLSPESPANEEEIVDLDLNDPELEKAATQIQASFRGHKTRQNLKENKPSGNEEETVDLDLNDPELEKAATQIQASFRGYKTRQNLKENEPSG